The Nitriliruptor alkaliphilus DSM 45188 genome includes a region encoding these proteins:
- a CDS encoding AraC family transcriptional regulator, which translates to MADHAGASGVRTWSTVDVDAGDAFAYWREEICRTFVPLRPRLLGQRDQPFRGRVDTRTISVATMSRIRAAPQEVVRDPADGDQLEGSWFVNLQIHGTSAVTLADEQRVLRAGDAVLLHAEQHYRMTFGSDFEQACIRLPNWYVRETLGPSDRLHGRVLPASPLTAILRPYVVAAVDQWDADSAAPASMMALAHITALLRTAVSDGATAANVDTDRTVRLLLEIRARHRDPDLDATAVAHHLGISERTLHASLAPTGMTFGQHLRLARLRTVALTRAETGCTVLEAAHGAGFCDVSSYYRARRKLDAGVWR; encoded by the coding sequence ATGGCGGACCATGCCGGCGCCTCGGGCGTACGCACGTGGTCGACGGTCGACGTGGACGCGGGGGATGCGTTCGCGTACTGGCGCGAGGAGATCTGCCGGACCTTCGTGCCGCTGCGGCCTCGCCTGCTCGGTCAGCGCGACCAGCCGTTCCGTGGCCGTGTCGACACACGGACCATCAGCGTCGCCACGATGTCGCGGATCCGCGCCGCGCCACAGGAGGTCGTCCGGGATCCGGCAGACGGCGACCAGCTCGAAGGGTCCTGGTTCGTCAACCTCCAGATCCACGGCACGTCGGCGGTCACGCTGGCGGATGAGCAGCGCGTCTTGCGTGCGGGCGACGCGGTGTTGCTGCACGCCGAACAGCACTACCGGATGACGTTCGGTTCCGACTTCGAGCAGGCGTGCATCCGGCTGCCCAACTGGTACGTCCGCGAGACGCTGGGACCGTCGGACCGGCTCCACGGCCGTGTGCTACCGGCGTCACCACTGACCGCCATCCTCCGTCCGTACGTCGTGGCCGCCGTCGACCAGTGGGACGCTGACAGCGCGGCGCCCGCATCGATGATGGCGTTGGCGCACATCACGGCCCTCCTGCGAACCGCCGTCTCGGACGGCGCGACCGCCGCCAACGTCGATACCGATCGGACGGTGCGCCTCCTCCTGGAGATCCGTGCACGCCATCGCGACCCCGACCTCGATGCGACCGCGGTCGCCCACCATCTCGGGATCTCCGAACGGACGCTCCACGCCTCGCTCGCACCGACCGGCATGACCTTCGGTCAGCACCTCCGGCTCGCCAGGCTCCGGACCGTGGCGCTCACTCGTGCCGAGACCGGCTGCACCGTCCTGGAGGCCGCGCACGGCGCCGGGTTCTGCGATGTCTCCTCCTACTACCGCGCCCGGCGGAAGCTCGATGCCGGGGTGTGGCGGTAG
- a CDS encoding NAD(P)H-binding protein — translation MGTILVTGATGRVGSALLPRLRGMEHRVIAITRRPAALPGLRGRGAEAVVADLRQPRALCDLLAEVDAVFLSTPDAPDQDRLEAAVIAAAGTSGEPHVVKLSAQSAGLLPPRSFGVYHRRSEEALEASGLPYTILRPTLFLQSLLLFARDVARRRKLIAPAGAGRIAMVDVDDVAAAAAVALGTRDHRGRIYTLTGPAAHSFSDVASQLSDELGHRVGYVSPPPLVARVMLPIAMKMPRWQAKLVVDLFDALRTGAQEMVSGDVATLTGRPAAPLDNFVRANIAAFR, via the coding sequence ATGGGAACCATCTTGGTGACGGGCGCGACGGGTCGCGTCGGCTCGGCACTCCTGCCCCGACTGCGAGGGATGGAGCACCGGGTCATCGCCATTACGCGCCGACCGGCAGCGCTGCCCGGGCTCCGCGGGCGAGGGGCCGAAGCCGTCGTCGCAGACCTACGGCAACCGCGAGCACTGTGCGACCTGCTGGCCGAGGTGGATGCCGTCTTCCTGTCGACGCCCGACGCGCCCGATCAGGACCGACTCGAGGCGGCGGTCATCGCGGCCGCGGGGACGAGCGGGGAACCCCACGTCGTGAAGCTGTCGGCCCAGTCCGCTGGCCTCCTGCCGCCGCGCAGCTTCGGCGTCTACCACCGGCGCTCGGAGGAGGCGCTGGAGGCGAGCGGCCTGCCGTACACGATCCTCCGGCCGACCCTCTTCCTACAGTCGCTCCTGCTTTTCGCTCGCGACGTCGCGCGGCGACGGAAGCTCATCGCGCCTGCTGGCGCCGGGCGGATCGCCATGGTCGACGTCGACGACGTCGCCGCGGCTGCTGCGGTCGCGTTGGGCACCCGCGATCATCGCGGACGGATCTACACGCTGACCGGACCGGCGGCCCACAGCTTCTCGGACGTGGCGAGCCAGTTGTCGGACGAGTTGGGCCACCGCGTCGGCTACGTGAGTCCGCCGCCGCTCGTGGCCCGAGTGATGTTGCCGATCGCGATGAAGATGCCACGGTGGCAGGCGAAGCTCGTGGTCGATCTGTTCGACGCGCTTCGCACCGGGGCACAGGAGATGGTGAGCGGCGATGTCGCGACGCTGACCGGACGGCCGGCAGCGCCGCTCGACAACTTCGTCCGGGCGAACATCGCGGCGTTCCGTTGA
- a CDS encoding MOSC domain-containing protein, which produces MIGTPEGRVVGVHVGVPRTIQPEHGRAWTSAVFKDPVAGPVVVTPDGLEGDEQADRRVHGGPDKAVCAYPALHYGSWERRLGLGLGPGAFGENITVDGLDEADVCIGDRHRLGTALVEVSQPRSPCHKIARRWEVHDLAAQFQGSGWTGWYWRVIAGGTVAVGHGVRLVDRPHPGLTVAEVNVARWHAPTTPAMTARLAATAELADGWRRRFAAPSAP; this is translated from the coding sequence GTGATCGGCACGCCGGAGGGGCGCGTGGTCGGCGTCCACGTCGGCGTGCCTCGGACCATCCAGCCCGAGCACGGACGAGCCTGGACGAGTGCCGTCTTCAAGGATCCGGTCGCCGGTCCGGTCGTCGTGACGCCGGACGGTCTCGAGGGTGACGAGCAGGCGGATCGGCGCGTGCACGGCGGCCCTGACAAGGCGGTCTGTGCCTACCCGGCGCTGCACTACGGCTCCTGGGAGCGCCGCCTCGGCCTGGGGCTCGGGCCCGGCGCGTTCGGCGAGAACATCACCGTCGACGGTCTCGATGAAGCGGACGTCTGCATCGGTGACCGCCACAGGCTCGGCACCGCCCTCGTCGAGGTGTCCCAGCCCCGCAGCCCCTGCCACAAGATCGCCCGCCGCTGGGAGGTCCACGATCTCGCGGCGCAGTTCCAGGGCTCCGGCTGGACGGGCTGGTACTGGCGGGTCATCGCGGGTGGGACCGTGGCGGTCGGCCACGGCGTTCGGTTGGTGGACCGGCCACACCCCGGCCTCACGGTCGCCGAGGTCAACGTTGCGCGATGGCATGCGCCGACGACGCCCGCGATGACCGCTCGGCTCGCCGCGACCGCCGAGCTGGCAGACGGTTGGCGCCGGCGGTTCGCTGCGCCCTCCGCCCCGTGA
- a CDS encoding helix-turn-helix domain-containing protein, with protein sequence MSGSPTLLDGPIPEQGRPRFDWWREEVLDRFLPLDVTAVDASRFTARISDVTIGDMAVVGIDADPQHVRRGRREVARSEGGDWYLLVQEAGSAVVHAGDRSVEMSPGDVVVLDTAQPYVLDFPAHFRQTCVVIPRAWLDTSTDRRHGAALPRDAPATRAMRDLCQVVARHGPDLPVATSRHLIEAMVDVCRAALTPVSPTSLRESRLQALLHVIGVGSADPGFAPAAAAREMSLSIRYVHELLKPTGRSFGEHVRDVRLDRAVRMLTTPAMGDVTIAEIAYRAGFSDVSTFNRAVHQRYRTTPSAIRSRARTASSTAPHA encoded by the coding sequence GTGAGCGGCTCACCGACGCTGCTGGATGGCCCGATCCCCGAGCAGGGACGGCCACGGTTCGACTGGTGGCGTGAGGAGGTCCTGGATCGGTTCCTCCCCCTCGACGTCACCGCTGTCGATGCGAGCCGGTTCACCGCGCGGATCAGTGACGTGACGATCGGCGACATGGCCGTCGTCGGCATCGATGCTGACCCGCAACACGTCCGTCGTGGCCGGCGAGAGGTCGCCCGGAGCGAAGGTGGCGACTGGTACCTGCTGGTTCAGGAGGCGGGTTCAGCCGTCGTCCACGCAGGTGACAGGTCCGTGGAGATGAGCCCTGGCGACGTGGTGGTGCTCGACACGGCGCAGCCGTACGTCCTGGACTTCCCGGCCCACTTCAGACAGACCTGCGTGGTCATCCCGCGTGCGTGGCTCGATACGTCGACCGATCGCAGGCACGGTGCCGCGCTGCCGCGGGATGCCCCCGCGACGCGCGCGATGAGAGACCTGTGCCAGGTCGTGGCACGGCACGGTCCCGACCTGCCCGTGGCGACGTCCAGACACCTGATCGAGGCGATGGTCGACGTCTGCCGCGCGGCGTTGACACCGGTATCGCCAACGTCACTGCGCGAGTCGCGGTTGCAGGCACTCCTGCACGTCATAGGCGTCGGAAGCGCCGACCCAGGCTTCGCGCCGGCCGCCGCCGCTCGGGAGATGTCCCTCTCGATCCGCTACGTGCACGAGTTGCTCAAGCCGACCGGACGCTCGTTCGGGGAGCACGTGCGGGATGTTCGACTCGATCGCGCGGTGAGGATGCTGACGACTCCTGCCATGGGGGACGTGACCATCGCCGAGATCGCCTACCGCGCCGGCTTCAGCGATGTCAGCACGTTCAACCGTGCTGTGCATCAGCGGTACCGCACCACCCCCAGCGCGATCCGAAGTCGTGCACGGACGGCAAGTTCGACTGCGCCTCACGCCTAG
- a CDS encoding carbon-nitrogen hydrolase family protein: MVDYNTTMKVGAVQAEPVWLDAAATVEKSRELIAQAANDGVELLAFAETWIPGYPFWIWLDAPAAGMPLVGRYHANSMTRDDEHMRALQDAARTHNISLVVGLSERNAGTLHMSQALINADGELVRLRRKLRPTHVERTIFGDGDGSDLAVVDMAGARVGALCCWEHLQPLVRMAMYGQHEQVHVASWPSFGLYRGMAFALGPEVNMAASRMYAAEGQCFVIAATQVVGEAAYEVFGDDERTRSFLQPGGGYSMIFGPDGRELAEGLDETAEGIVTADIDLAMIPLAKNAGDPVGHYGRPDILRMFVSSEPRSVVTIGEQRHDAAGESHHVASVPEVSLLPEIGNGIAEARS, translated from the coding sequence GTGGTCGACTACAACACGACAATGAAGGTGGGCGCCGTCCAGGCGGAGCCGGTGTGGCTGGACGCAGCAGCGACGGTGGAGAAGTCGCGGGAGCTGATCGCCCAGGCAGCCAACGACGGCGTCGAGCTCCTGGCCTTCGCAGAGACGTGGATCCCCGGGTACCCGTTCTGGATCTGGCTCGACGCCCCAGCGGCCGGGATGCCCCTCGTCGGCAGGTACCACGCCAACTCGATGACGCGTGACGACGAGCACATGCGTGCGCTCCAGGACGCGGCCCGCACCCACAACATCAGCCTCGTCGTCGGGCTCAGCGAGCGGAACGCCGGGACGCTGCACATGTCGCAGGCGCTCATCAACGCCGACGGCGAGTTGGTTCGCCTCCGTCGCAAGCTCCGCCCGACGCACGTCGAGCGGACGATCTTCGGTGACGGCGACGGATCCGACCTCGCGGTCGTGGACATGGCCGGCGCCCGGGTCGGAGCGTTGTGCTGCTGGGAGCACCTGCAGCCGTTGGTCAGGATGGCCATGTACGGGCAGCACGAGCAGGTCCACGTCGCGTCCTGGCCGAGCTTCGGGCTCTACCGCGGCATGGCGTTCGCACTCGGACCGGAAGTCAACATGGCTGCCTCGAGGATGTACGCCGCAGAGGGCCAGTGCTTCGTGATCGCTGCCACGCAGGTCGTCGGCGAAGCCGCCTACGAGGTCTTCGGGGACGACGAACGCACCCGTTCGTTCCTCCAGCCCGGTGGTGGGTATTCGATGATCTTCGGCCCGGATGGTCGCGAGCTCGCCGAGGGCCTGGACGAGACCGCCGAAGGCATCGTGACGGCGGACATCGATCTCGCGATGATCCCCCTGGCCAAGAACGCCGGCGACCCGGTGGGACATTACGGGCGCCCCGACATCCTCAGGATGTTCGTCTCGTCGGAACCGCGGTCCGTCGTCACGATCGGCGAACAGCGGCACGACGCTGCCGGCGAGTCTCACCACGTGGCATCGGTCCCAGAGGTCAGCCTCCTCCCGGAGATCGGGAACGGGATCGCCGAGGCGCGCTCATGA
- a CDS encoding phenylacetaldoxime dehydratase family protein, with protein MKLRPADFENPYAAYSCELSSELTSPTLLQLGLQHRADGAAAPALAELDRLLRDDAVGHGVPVRVEAASFTDAAGYGNQMRLAYFRSREDHDAWWADPGVSSWWTGVPEDIGAFREVLTSSLDTMETSYSTPEARWGLAQLYPKRLDRHHSYNGAMRDRIAAAEDGGLAARVNGVGRAAGADGTLRSARLVLPEHACFIRTVQGWKDCPPEERDWFTERMWPVYERGVAFLRDNPEESGCLSARLVGLDDPEDSGIEAMTLAWFTSLEALEAWAHDHPTHHAILGEFGKLAEHFQGDVHVALGHEVYVVGAGDAEVEYVRCHPGTGLLPVIDPTSQLGESTLVSQGS; from the coding sequence ATGAAGCTGCGGCCAGCCGACTTCGAGAACCCGTACGCCGCCTACAGCTGCGAGTTGTCGTCGGAACTCACGTCGCCCACGTTGCTGCAGTTGGGGCTGCAGCACCGGGCTGACGGTGCTGCCGCGCCAGCGCTGGCGGAGCTGGACCGACTGTTGCGCGACGACGCCGTTGGCCACGGCGTGCCCGTGAGGGTCGAGGCCGCCTCGTTCACCGACGCCGCGGGGTACGGGAACCAGATGCGGTTGGCCTACTTCCGCTCCCGGGAGGACCACGACGCGTGGTGGGCAGACCCTGGCGTCAGCTCATGGTGGACCGGTGTGCCCGAGGACATCGGTGCGTTCCGGGAGGTCCTGACCTCCTCCCTGGACACGATGGAAACGTCGTACTCGACACCGGAGGCACGGTGGGGACTTGCCCAGCTCTACCCGAAGCGCCTCGATCGACACCACAGCTACAACGGTGCCATGCGCGACCGGATCGCTGCGGCTGAGGATGGCGGCCTGGCTGCCCGCGTCAACGGGGTCGGGCGAGCCGCGGGTGCCGACGGCACCCTCAGGTCCGCTCGACTCGTGCTGCCCGAGCACGCCTGCTTCATCAGGACGGTGCAGGGCTGGAAGGACTGCCCGCCCGAAGAGCGCGACTGGTTCACCGAGCGGATGTGGCCGGTCTACGAGCGGGGCGTGGCGTTCCTTCGCGACAACCCGGAGGAGTCAGGGTGCCTGAGCGCCCGCCTCGTCGGGCTCGATGATCCGGAGGACTCGGGCATCGAGGCCATGACGCTGGCGTGGTTCACCTCGCTCGAGGCGCTGGAGGCGTGGGCGCATGATCACCCGACGCACCACGCGATCCTCGGGGAGTTCGGCAAGCTCGCCGAGCACTTCCAAGGCGACGTGCACGTCGCCCTCGGGCACGAGGTCTACGTCGTCGGCGCGGGTGACGCGGAGGTGGAGTACGTGCGATGCCACCCGGGGACAGGGCTCCTCCCGGTGATCGACCCCACCTCGCAGCTGGGTGAGAGCACCCTGGTGTCGCAGGGCTCCTGA
- a CDS encoding type II toxin-antitoxin system ParD family antitoxin, translating into MNVSLTPELEELIQERVRSGRYTSASEVVREALRLLQDRDELRRLRMDELRAKVAAGIDSLDRGEGVDGDAVIDEILGDATRTG; encoded by the coding sequence GTGAACGTGTCGTTGACGCCGGAGCTCGAGGAGCTCATCCAGGAGCGTGTTCGAAGTGGCCGATACACGTCGGCCAGCGAGGTCGTCCGCGAAGCGCTTCGGCTCCTGCAGGATCGCGACGAGCTCCGTCGGCTGCGGATGGACGAGCTTCGGGCCAAGGTCGCGGCTGGGATCGACTCGCTCGATCGCGGAGAGGGTGTGGACGGTGATGCGGTCATCGACGAGATCCTCGGCGACGCGACCCGTACGGGTTGA
- a CDS encoding type II toxin-antitoxin system RelE/ParE family toxin: protein MASLLLSAPAASDLREIHAYIAADDPAAARRILDDLRDAMHRLADLPGLGHVRDDLADETLRVWTVHPYLVIYRPETRPLQIVRVLSGYRDIATLLE from the coding sequence GTGGCGTCGTTGCTCCTCTCGGCGCCGGCCGCGTCCGACCTGCGTGAGATCCACGCCTACATCGCTGCAGACGATCCCGCGGCGGCTCGCCGTATCCTCGACGATCTGCGGGACGCCATGCATCGTCTGGCGGATCTGCCGGGACTGGGTCACGTGCGCGACGATCTGGCCGACGAGACCCTGCGGGTGTGGACGGTGCATCCCTACCTGGTGATCTACCGGCCGGAGACCCGGCCGTTGCAGATCGTTCGTGTGCTCAGTGGCTACCGCGACATCGCGACGCTGCTCGAGTAG